The Peribacillus sp. FSL P2-0133 genome has a segment encoding these proteins:
- a CDS encoding enoyl-CoA hydratase, producing MTKLIRVVKENKLAVITIDNPPLNVISKQVFRELGETFDELSKDTETVAVLITGAGNIAFAAGADIKEFPNMMGNPNMKEMVKESHAILTKIDQLPKPTIAVLNGLTLGGGCELALACDLRVAETQVQIGLPEVKLGLFPGAGGTQRLSRLVGNAKAKEIIFTGDPLGAIEAEKIGLVNKVVEQGCGLSEAKILASRLTRHSLQALSRIKKAINEGSEATLEQGLEIETNLFQEIFQTEDVKEGVSAFLDKRKPAFVHR from the coding sequence ATGACAAAATTAATTAGAGTGGTTAAGGAAAATAAGCTTGCGGTCATCACCATCGATAATCCTCCATTAAACGTAATCAGTAAACAAGTATTCAGAGAATTGGGAGAAACATTCGATGAACTTTCAAAAGATACTGAAACTGTTGCGGTACTCATAACCGGTGCAGGCAATATCGCATTTGCCGCTGGTGCTGATATAAAAGAATTCCCTAACATGATGGGGAACCCGAATATGAAAGAAATGGTAAAGGAAAGTCATGCCATCCTAACCAAAATCGACCAGTTACCTAAACCTACGATAGCTGTATTAAATGGCCTGACTTTGGGCGGTGGATGCGAACTGGCTCTGGCGTGTGATTTGAGAGTGGCAGAAACACAGGTTCAAATTGGTCTGCCGGAAGTAAAATTGGGCTTATTTCCTGGAGCTGGCGGTACACAGCGTTTGTCCAGACTTGTAGGAAACGCAAAAGCAAAAGAGATTATATTTACCGGTGATCCGCTTGGTGCCATAGAAGCGGAAAAGATCGGGCTTGTCAATAAAGTCGTTGAGCAAGGCTGCGGCTTATCGGAAGCGAAAATCTTGGCCTCACGATTGACAAGGCACTCACTTCAGGCACTTTCGAGAATCAAGAAAGCGATTAATGAAGGAAGTGAGGCAACGCTTGAACAAGGTCTAGAGATTGAAACGAATCTTTTTCAAGAAATCTTCCAAACTGAAGATGTTAAAGAAGGGGTTTCCGCTTTCTTGGATAAACGTAAACCTGCTTTCGTACATCGTTAA
- a CDS encoding thioesterase family protein: MHELEVNVRFSETDALGHINNTSYFIYLEEARMKFFEDLGLAANVESWNFLLASTKCDFIAQGFFNQLLTIRTSLTKVGTKSCEMVHDILCSQTGEVIARGSAVLVCFNFLNQKSEPIPEFIKEKLISHLVHN; this comes from the coding sequence ATGCATGAATTGGAAGTCAACGTCCGTTTTTCCGAAACGGATGCTTTGGGCCACATCAATAACACAAGCTATTTCATATACCTCGAAGAAGCACGCATGAAATTTTTTGAAGATTTAGGCCTAGCGGCGAATGTCGAATCTTGGAATTTTTTGTTAGCCTCCACTAAATGCGACTTTATTGCTCAGGGATTTTTCAATCAACTCTTGACCATCCGTACATCTTTGACAAAGGTAGGTACGAAAAGTTGTGAAATGGTCCATGATATCCTCTGTTCACAAACTGGGGAAGTGATTGCTAGGGGAAGTGCAGTTTTAGTCTGTTTTAATTTTTTGAATCAAAAAAGTGAACCTATTCCTGAATTTATTAAAGAAAAGCTCATTTCACATCTTGTTCATAATTAG